TGTAAAAGCATATTCTTAATCGTGtcatattttattgcatttctcTGCCTTGTTAGTTGTGAGAATGTTGTTTATCTTTGTATAGCATTAATTAATGAGgtatctgtttttaaaatgtttcactttagtGTACCagatttcctaaaaaaaaataaaaataaaaacagtcctCATGTGCTGTAGCATAAGTCAGCTATTTATGATatgtgaaaatgttgaaagaggAAGTGGGTTATTAGTGTGTGACGTGTGTTCTCCTTGCAGTCAGCTTGGTGCAGCCTATGTCAGTGCAACCACTGGAGCAGTAGTCACTGCTCTGGGACTCAAGTCTCTAGCCAAGGtataatgtgtgtgagtgaataaacataaaggaaaacaaaataaattggaTACATACCCACTGTATTTTTCTATGACTTTGTTGCATGTTTCAGCGTCTCCCTCCAATTGTCAGCCGGTTTGTCCcctttgctgctgttgctgctgctaacTGTATCAACATTCCCTTTATGAGACAACGGTAAGATCTCCAAAGTTAAAGCCAACAACGCTTTGTTCACTGAGTACATTTTTAGGAAATGTGATGGCTGCCACTGCTgcttgaaaatattttgtttcttcCAGGGAATTGAAGTATGGTATCCCTGTGACAGATGAGAATGGAAACAGGTTTGGAGAATCTGCCCTTGCTGCCAAGCAGGCCATTGTGCAAGTGGTTGTGTCAAGAATTGGCATGGCAGTGCCGGCAATGGGTAATGCCAACATCACAATATATCTGCTAGTTTGTTTAAGCACCTATTAGGGTAttggtgaagattctcagtcatccaggtttggttatctgaagattgaatcatgtcacgTTTCGCTatttatccaagcagcttcctCAGTCCGAATAAAAGGGTGTCGGACCTGCAACTTTGCTGTTTTGGTTCAACTCACCACTCTTATggtgtaattttgttttctgttaaacagctttaaaaagCTAACGAAAAAGCTTTAGAAAGCTAATGTTACTTCCTAActgctggatgtgtaaataTAACTATGTATAGCAAAGTAAAACCTGGTGCAGAGcaagttgttgttttcacaCCTAACCATTCATTGGTAAAACAAGATCATCACTCATCTTAATCTTCAGTGGACACATACATCCGGAATTGTTTAACATTTGATGTTGTGAGAGATTAAACCAGCAGTGTGAATTTGGTGCATATTGACACTGTTAGCTCTTCATGCAGAGGAGAACTTTACTTatcttgattttgtttttgcagctaTTCCTCCTGTTATAATGAATGCCCTGGAGAAAAAAGCCTTCATGAAGGCAAGTAGactgtcacatttttttggGAGGCTTTTAAGCCTCATGCCACATTCCATATTTCAGATACATTgaatgctctttttttctttcttgattTAATTGAAGCTCTGCTGTCTCTGATTTTTGTCTCATTGTAGCGTTTCCCTGTTCTAAATGCTCCAGTCCAAGTTGGGCTCGTTGGTCTGTGGTAAGTTAGTTTTTATATAGAAGTAGTCATTtatgaattaataattaatgattTAGTTTAATAATCATGATcacaatattaaacaaaataattgtcATAATTGAGCAGCCTTAAAGAGTTTGtttgtgtagtgtgtgtatAAGTATTTGTACTTAAATTAAATCACTGTCTAAAACATTATCTCCTacattatcttttgtttttagccTGGTGTTTGCAACTCCTCTATGCTGCGCCCTCTTCCCACAGAAAAGGTACCTAGAGTTAGTGTCATAACTGTTTGGCATTAACTAAAATATAGCGGGACATGAACAATGTTTTACCATCTCATTGCAGTTCAATGAGTGTGAGCAGACTGGAAGAAGATCTGCAGGAGAAGATAAGACAAGCCAGTCCCCAGACCACTACTGTCTACTTCAACAAGGGCCTGTAGGTCCAGCCAACATATCTCCAAACAcatatgtacatgtttttaatcTTGTGGGCACAAATGGTAGAgcaaaactgaatttatttatgcattttcttGTTATATGTACtataaaacaatttgaaaaagaGGGTTTActggacagaaacaaaaagctttGAGATGGAAGGGTACTGACAGTTCTCTCGTATAGCACTCCtgaatttttattatataatttttttcttattgtggtTTGGCATCTTGTCTGTCTTCCTTTGGTCACAACTGCTATTACAGTGGCAGTTTTTACCAACAACCAGATAGAAATTATTTAACTTGAGTTTAAAATGAAGACTTGTGCTTCTAaggtgtgtatgttttttgttctaAATGTCATATATCTTTTTGCCTTGTGTCCCTCCTTTTTCTAATTTCTCCCTAGCAATTGccacaatatatttttaagtaacatttttcGCTGTTGCAATAAGAATATGGcatgttacagtacatttgttaCAAGTTGAGGTTGTAATTCCAACATGTTACAGTTAAACTGGAAAAATCATGTGTTAATGAGCTCTAACTATCCCAGCTGCTGATAATGAAGTTCTTCTGTTGTTGTCATCTTCCTCCTTTTTAACCAGTGCAGCTCGTTACTCTTTTCAGCTCTCCTAAGTGTACTTATGCACCTTCATACACTAGGTCTTGACGTGCTAGGTACTGGTGGCatagaaaatatgtaaaaattatCCTCCAAAGGCTCACAAAGCACAGCATAGTTTCAGTTAACACTAATATGAGTGGTATTATTGTCAGCATAAGTATATACTGGTGTACTGACACTGGCAACCTGTttttccaggttttttttttttgtttgtttgtttgttgtttttccatttgaGCTCTCTTTATAAACTAGTCCAGTCACTATCTTTAGCATAATAATGAGCTGTTTGATTGTTGTAGACGATGGTGGTTGTTTGGTGAAGTGTTGAGAAATGTCCTGTGTTGTATCTGTGTTGTTGCTAAGAGAAAATGCTATGATCCGAAGTTGGAAACTTTTCTGAATTCATATGCAAGTGATACAGACcacagaaaaccttttttgcttgcttttgcTCTTgtcatgttaaatattaatatgaaaGTTATTTTGGCTTTATGCCTACACTTGACCTAAAGCATTGCACAAAGCAGGTTGGAAGAAGTCAAAACTGCTTTGTTGTCAAGCAAAGCTGCCtaatgaaattagtttttatatgCACTCATTGTATAATCACCTGTAAAACTGTCTTTTGCACTAAAGCCATTGATGTCTCCTTGTAGCAAATGAAAGTAAcgaatggtgtgtgtgtgtgacagatttTAAATACTAAATGCTTCCATCCAGGTCAGGACAGTGGGCAGGTGTGTGCACAGTTATTGTTGTGCTTTGTTAAAGTGGGCGTTTTGGCTGAGTTTGAGCTTGTCTGATCAAATTCATTCATATTGTTGAACAAGCTGCCCAACACATAATTAGATAGTGCTGATGGTGTATATAAAGACATATTAGCTGAATTTATCCCAGTGTTGTCTGTCTGAAGCATATAAGAATGAAGCACATGTGCGTTAGCGATTGT
The nucleotide sequence above comes from Channa argus isolate prfri chromosome 1, Channa argus male v1.0, whole genome shotgun sequence. Encoded proteins:
- the sfxn3 gene encoding sideroflexin-3 isoform X2 yields the protein MSGELSHSINIKEPRWDQSTFMGRAKHFFMVTDPRTVLLSSQTLEEARVIVEDYRAGIVKPGLTEDELWRAKYIYDSAFHPDTGEKMFVIGRMSAQVPMNMSITGCMLTFYRTTPAVVFWQWVNQSFNAVVNYTNRSGDAPITVNQLGAAYVSATTGAVVTALGLKSLAKRLPPIVSRFVPFAAVAAANCINIPFMRQRELKYGIPVTDENGNRFGESALAAKQAIVQVVVSRIGMAVPAMAIPPVIMNALEKKAFMKRFPVLNAPVQVGLVGLCLVFATPLCCALFPQKSSMSVSRLEEDLQEKIRQASPQTTTVYFNKGL
- the sfxn3 gene encoding sideroflexin-3 isoform X1 codes for the protein MEVRMSGELSHSINIKEPRWDQSTFMGRAKHFFMVTDPRTVLLSSQTLEEARVIVEDYRAGIVKPGLTEDELWRAKYIYDSAFHPDTGEKMFVIGRMSAQVPMNMSITGCMLTFYRTTPAVVFWQWVNQSFNAVVNYTNRSGDAPITVNQLGAAYVSATTGAVVTALGLKSLAKRLPPIVSRFVPFAAVAAANCINIPFMRQRELKYGIPVTDENGNRFGESALAAKQAIVQVVVSRIGMAVPAMAIPPVIMNALEKKAFMKRFPVLNAPVQVGLVGLCLVFATPLCCALFPQKSSMSVSRLEEDLQEKIRQASPQTTTVYFNKGL